A part of Candidatus Zixiibacteriota bacterium genomic DNA contains:
- a CDS encoding PAS domain S-box protein yields the protein MEKKIKIKTSNNNISDLREILRKSGFTIVEEPGPDRVEKDDHYLAVSRTEDFIPDEPLSGDHFRLTTLIDTVEEGIVLTDIQGLIDIINPAALQMAGLSEEESLGKGLIDVLNIIDRGQNLTIESIVERILGSGETVTFSGECFLIAADKSQIEIQGTFSPIRDGNNQITGILGVFRNVTEINLCEKEIADSETKFRLIFEHAPDALYVTDIYGTFIDGNKRAEDLIGYKKEDLIGKKHIQSNLLAPFEVTRAAILMAKNISGRATGPDEFILRRKDGSRLDLEISTVPIRIEGKIHILAIARDITDRKRADDALRLSEKKYRQLYETMLDGFVMTDTNGNIFECNQAYCKMLGYSREELLRMSYLNLIPPQWHTRQKERISYGRRGNRLSEIYEIEYIHKNGTVFPVEIRTQFLRDDYGNPSGTWAVVRDISERKKTEKILRENEIIFRTLTDITSSAIFVIQDDYFRYVNPAGLHLFGYSWEELEKIPFWEVVHPDFRQMVKERGQARQQGRKMPPHYELKIVNPKRGELWLDLRADNMQYHDRPATLGTAYDITPWKKAETALRRSEEEYRLLVENASDAIIVAQDNILKYFNRRLMEITGYSKLELTDRPLADLIHPDDRAMVIDRHQRRLAGDKIEESYFFRSVHKNGQIHWIENKAVIIEWAGRPASLNFLSDITDRKQAEDKSQASEKRLELALASANLGLWDWDLSTGRMEIDHRTAGILGYGPEEFINTPGFWNSLIHPDDTRMSGAVLKLHLEGRTSHYEDEYRMKRKDGEYKWIRINGKIVGRDNNNQPLRMVGIFQDITIHKKAEEALKQSQEKYRTIVSNTLDLIFSCDSKGIITFVSPQVAGYGYTPEEVIGHKMSDFIHPNDIERVMHDFSEMIKTGQEFPSEFRLVNKYGNLHYVEERARIVREGDRIIQITGVVRDIGERKIAEKALVESENRFRMLAENLPGAAYLCHNDSKYTMMYLNDRIKDLTGYSKEDFLEYRVSITDLFHPDDSDSVYETINRALEKCRPYHLVYRIRHKSGQWRWIEEFGQGIFNENRLMHLEGFMHDVTGRKEAEDAIRQSEQRYQQLFVGVLEGIGAADENEVIQYCNPAFARIFDEESPEKMIGKCLLDYFSEESRHFIMAQNEIRRKNQKSQYIIDITTGLKNEKSIMVSASPRFDEDSKFIGSFAAVLDISERRRTDQALQESEERLAMALEATSDGLWDWNIKTGKIYYAPRFYTMLGYEPYEFIPSYDSWSNMLHPDDLNMVNETIRDCVDRNNDGFHMEFRMKTKSDEYRWILSRGKVVERDPEGSLVRMVGTHVDITDRKFEEEQKQKLMEKLSRAEKMESLGLLAGGVAHDLNNILTPIVAYPDLILPKLPPDSPAVKQVQRMGKSAQEAVAVIQDLLTLARRGRYIMQPTDLNEVVKNYLDSPNFIRLREDCPKIEFRHLLEENLPAIVGSATHLSKIIMNLVVNAFDAMPDGGELHISTGLETVDDHGTVHERVPDGDYVVVRIKDTGMGIEENLVDKIFEPYYSSKKIGRSGSGLGLSVVYGILKDHNAHYDIISEVGHGTEFALYFPATREYVNKTDAKKKDLGGDETILLVEDCDEHREITVQLIASMGYRVSAVSSGKEALEYLKNHRVDLMVMDMIMEPGMDGLDTFKSIKAINPDQKAIMVTGYAPSERVKQMQELGAGELVKKPYSRDTLAGAIRNELDRKVPEPVS from the coding sequence ATGGAAAAGAAAATCAAAATTAAGACCAGTAATAATAATATTAGCGATTTAAGGGAGATTCTGCGGAAATCGGGGTTCACAATCGTCGAGGAGCCGGGTCCCGATCGGGTAGAGAAAGACGATCATTATCTTGCGGTTTCCCGGACTGAGGATTTCATTCCCGATGAACCATTGTCCGGTGACCATTTCCGGCTGACGACCCTTATCGATACGGTCGAAGAGGGCATTGTCCTGACCGACATTCAGGGATTAATCGACATCATAAATCCGGCGGCCCTTCAAATGGCCGGTCTTTCCGAAGAGGAGAGCCTGGGAAAAGGCCTGATCGATGTTTTAAATATAATTGACCGTGGTCAGAATCTGACTATTGAAAGTATCGTTGAAAGAATCCTTGGCAGTGGTGAAACTGTCACCTTCTCAGGGGAATGCTTCCTGATCGCCGCCGATAAAAGCCAGATAGAGATTCAGGGAACATTTTCTCCGATTCGCGATGGAAATAATCAAATTACGGGGATCCTGGGGGTCTTCCGAAATGTCACCGAAATCAACCTGTGCGAAAAAGAAATCGCCGATTCCGAGACCAAATTTCGGCTGATCTTTGAACATGCTCCCGATGCCCTGTATGTTACGGACATTTATGGAACCTTCATAGATGGAAACAAGAGGGCCGAGGATTTGATCGGATATAAAAAAGAGGATTTGATCGGAAAGAAACATATACAATCCAATCTTCTGGCTCCATTCGAAGTTACCCGGGCCGCAATTCTGATGGCCAAAAATATTTCCGGCCGGGCCACCGGTCCCGACGAATTTATCCTCAGAAGGAAGGATGGATCCCGACTGGACCTGGAAATCAGCACAGTACCCATTCGGATAGAGGGAAAAATTCATATTCTCGCCATTGCCCGTGATATAACGGACCGGAAACGGGCCGATGACGCTCTCCGTCTTTCGGAAAAAAAATATCGGCAATTGTATGAAACCATGCTCGACGGATTCGTCATGACCGACACCAACGGGAATATTTTCGAATGCAACCAGGCCTATTGCAAAATGCTCGGTTATTCGCGCGAGGAGCTCCTTCGCATGTCTTATCTCAATTTGATCCCGCCGCAATGGCATACCCGGCAAAAGGAGCGAATATCATACGGACGCCGGGGAAATCGGCTATCTGAGATCTACGAAATAGAATATATTCATAAGAACGGAACCGTCTTCCCGGTCGAAATCCGCACCCAATTCCTGCGGGACGATTATGGAAATCCTTCGGGTACATGGGCCGTTGTCCGCGATATATCCGAAAGAAAAAAAACAGAAAAGATATTGAGGGAAAATGAGATTATTTTCCGAACTCTGACGGATATCACCTCGTCGGCCATTTTTGTCATTCAGGACGATTACTTCCGTTATGTCAACCCGGCCGGATTGCATCTATTCGGATACAGCTGGGAGGAACTGGAAAAGATTCCATTCTGGGAGGTGGTTCATCCCGATTTCAGGCAAATGGTAAAGGAGCGGGGTCAGGCTCGCCAACAGGGCCGGAAAATGCCCCCTCACTATGAACTCAAAATTGTCAATCCCAAACGAGGCGAATTATGGCTCGATTTAAGGGCCGACAATATGCAATATCATGACCGCCCCGCCACTCTGGGAACGGCTTATGATATTACGCCGTGGAAAAAGGCCGAGACGGCGCTCAGGCGATCCGAGGAGGAATACCGCCTGCTGGTTGAGAATGCCAGCGACGCCATTATCGTGGCTCAGGACAATATCCTGAAATATTTTAACCGGCGGCTAATGGAAATTACCGGATACAGCAAACTGGAATTGACCGATCGCCCGCTTGCCGATCTTATTCACCCCGATGATCGTGCGATGGTTATTGACCGCCATCAACGGCGGCTGGCGGGAGACAAGATAGAAGAGTCCTATTTTTTCCGTTCCGTGCATAAAAATGGCCAGATTCACTGGATCGAAAACAAGGCCGTCATAATCGAATGGGCGGGGCGTCCGGCCAGCCTCAATTTTTTAAGCGACATTACCGACCGAAAACAAGCCGAGGACAAATCGCAAGCCAGCGAAAAAAGACTTGAATTGGCCCTGGCCAGCGCTAATCTGGGCTTATGGGATTGGGATTTATCGACCGGGAGAATGGAAATAGACCATCGGACAGCCGGGATACTGGGTTATGGACCGGAGGAGTTCATCAATACGCCCGGCTTCTGGAACAGCCTGATTCATCCGGATGATACCCGGATGTCCGGAGCGGTTCTCAAACTCCATCTTGAGGGGCGAACATCCCATTATGAGGACGAGTACCGGATGAAAAGGAAAGACGGTGAATATAAATGGATCAGGATTAATGGTAAAATCGTTGGCCGCGATAATAACAATCAGCCTCTGCGTATGGTCGGTATCTTCCAGGATATCACCATTCATAAGAAGGCCGAGGAGGCTTTAAAGCAATCCCAGGAAAAATACCGGACGATCGTTTCCAATACCCTCGATTTAATATTCTCCTGCGATTCCAAAGGCATCATTACTTTTGTCAGTCCCCAGGTAGCCGGCTACGGTTATACTCCCGAGGAAGTTATCGGACACAAAATGAGTGATTTCATTCATCCCAATGATATCGAGCGGGTGATGCACGATTTTTCGGAAATGATCAAAACCGGTCAGGAGTTTCCCTCCGAGTTTCGCCTGGTAAATAAGTACGGCAATTTGCATTATGTTGAAGAGCGGGCCAGAATTGTGAGGGAGGGTGACCGGATAATCCAGATAACCGGGGTGGTCCGGGATATCGGCGAACGTAAAATCGCCGAGAAAGCGCTGGTGGAAAGCGAAAACCGTTTCAGGATGCTGGCCGAGAATTTACCCGGGGCGGCTTATTTGTGTCACAACGATTCCAAGTACACCATGATGTATCTGAATGACCGCATAAAAGACCTGACCGGTTATTCCAAGGAGGATTTCCTTGAATACCGGGTCAGTATCACCGACCTGTTCCATCCCGATGACAGCGATTCCGTTTATGAGACAATCAACCGGGCTCTTGAAAAATGCCGGCCGTATCATCTGGTTTATCGTATTCGCCATAAATCCGGGCAATGGCGATGGATTGAGGAATTCGGACAGGGAATCTTTAACGAAAACCGGTTGATGCATCTGGAAGGCTTTATGCACGATGTCACGGGTCGCAAAGAGGCCGAGGATGCAATTCGGCAATCCGAGCAACGGTATCAGCAACTTTTCGTGGGGGTTCTGGAGGGTATCGGCGCGGCCGATGAGAACGAGGTCATTCAGTACTGCAATCCGGCCTTTGCCAGGATTTTCGATGAGGAATCGCCGGAGAAAATGATCGGGAAATGCCTGCTGGATTATTTTTCCGAGGAAAGCCGTCATTTTATAATGGCTCAGAACGAAATCCGCCGGAAGAATCAGAAATCCCAGTATATTATCGATATCACCACCGGGCTGAAAAACGAAAAAAGTATCATGGTATCAGCCTCACCGCGATTCGATGAAGACAGCAAATTTATCGGGTCTTTCGCCGCCGTACTCGATATCAGCGAACGACGCCGGACCGACCAGGCCCTGCAGGAAAGCGAGGAACGGCTGGCCATGGCGCTCGAGGCGACTTCGGACGGTCTCTGGGACTGGAATATTAAAACCGGCAAAATATATTATGCCCCGCGATTCTATACCATGCTCGGTTATGAACCTTATGAATTCATTCCAAGTTATGATTCCTGGAGTAATATGCTTCACCCCGATGATTTGAATATGGTCAATGAAACGATCCGTGATTGCGTGGATAGGAATAATGACGGTTTTCATATGGAATTTCGGATGAAAACCAAATCCGATGAATATCGCTGGATTCTCAGCCGTGGTAAGGTGGTTGAGCGCGATCCCGAAGGTTCATTGGTTCGAATGGTCGGCACCCATGTCGATATTACCGACCGTAAATTCGAGGAGGAACAGAAGCAGAAATTGATGGAGAAACTCAGCCGGGCCGAAAAAATGGAATCTCTCGGTCTTCTGGCCGGGGGCGTGGCTCATGATCTGAATAATATCCTGACACCGATCGTAGCCTATCCCGATCTGATTCTACCCAAGTTGCCGCCCGACAGCCCGGCCGTTAAACAGGTTCAGCGGATGGGAAAATCGGCGCAGGAAGCGGTGGCTGTAATTCAGGACCTTTTGACTCTGGCCCGCCGCGGGCGCTACATCATGCAACCGACCGATCTCAATGAAGTAGTTAAAAATTACCTCGATTCACCTAATTTCATCAGACTTCGTGAAGACTGCCCTAAAATAGAATTCCGGCATTTGCTGGAGGAGAACCTGCCGGCCATAGTCGGCTCCGCGACGCATCTGTCCAAGATTATTATGAACCTGGTGGTCAACGCTTTCGATGCCATGCCCGATGGCGGGGAATTACATATCTCGACCGGACTCGAAACCGTCGATGATCACGGGACGGTGCATGAACGTGTTCCCGACGGCGATTATGTCGTTGTCCGGATCAAGGATACCGGAATGGGAATCGAGGAAAACCTGGTCGATAAAATATTCGAACCGTACTATTCCAGTAAAAAAATCGGCCGATCCGGAAGCGGTCTGGGCCTCTCGGTGGTTTACGGGATATTAAAAGACCATAATGCCCATTATGATATTATCTCCGAAGTTGGTCATGGCACCGAATTCGCTCTGTATTTTCCCGCTACCCGTGAATACGTGAATAAAACCGACGCAAAGAAAAAAGATCTTGGCGGAGATGAGACTATCCTGCTGGTCGAGGATTGCGATGAGCACCGGGAAATAACGGTGCAGTTGATTGCAAGTATGGGTTACCGGGTCAGCGCAGTATCATCCGGCAAAGAGGCCCTGGAATATCTTAAAAATCACCGGGTCGATTTGATGGTTATGGATATGATTATGGAACCGGGAATGGACGGACTGGACACCTTCAAATCGATAAAGGCCATTAATCCCGATCAGAAGGCTATCATGGTCACCGGTTATGCTCCATCCGAGCGGGTTAAACAAATGCAGGAGCTTGGAGCCGGAGAATTGGTCAAGAAACCATACTCGCGTGATACCCTGGCCGGGGCGATCCGCAACGAATTGGATCGAAAAGTGCCGGAACCGGTTTCCTGA
- a CDS encoding DUF2089 domain-containing protein, with amino-acid sequence MIKDWQELQRMTRGEAVIIERIRLKESGIAIEGEFELPPLACLTDEDQVFAAAFVRCHGSIKQMEEFFGISYPTVKNRLNRIAEKLDFVKIESAPARSETLDRLERGEITAEQAIKMLREQKR; translated from the coding sequence ATGATAAAAGACTGGCAGGAACTACAAAGAATGACCCGGGGCGAGGCGGTGATTATCGAACGGATACGACTTAAAGAAAGCGGTATTGCTATCGAAGGGGAATTCGAATTACCTCCCCTGGCTTGTTTGACCGACGAGGATCAGGTTTTTGCGGCGGCCTTCGTGCGCTGCCATGGTTCTATCAAGCAGATGGAAGAATTTTTCGGGATAAGTTATCCGACTGTTAAAAACCGTCTTAACCGGATTGCCGAGAAGCTTGATTTTGTCAAAATCGAATCGGCGCCGGCCCGAAGTGAAACTCTCGACCGTCTCGAGCGCGGCGAAATCACCGCCGAGCAGGCTATAAAGATGCTTCGGGAACAAAAACGATAA